One window of Oscillospiraceae bacterium genomic DNA carries:
- a CDS encoding flavodoxin domain-containing protein translates to MNALILYATKHGATFGIAQRIADNIGGATLHDLKQGNAPDLAGFDCVIIGSSLYAGAVRKEAKVFLVKNADSLQGKTIGLFLSGLQFDEEQKAIEANFSPTLLQTANVVSFLGGIFDPQKAGVMERFIMKVVTKQTEYTNTIDNEKVKQFAALIKPSQGG, encoded by the coding sequence ATGAATGCATTGATTCTTTATGCCACAAAGCACGGCGCGACTTTTGGCATCGCCCAACGTATCGCGGACAACATCGGCGGCGCAACGCTTCATGACTTGAAACAAGGGAATGCGCCGGATTTGGCTGGATTTGACTGTGTCATCATCGGCAGTTCCCTCTATGCCGGAGCAGTCCGCAAGGAGGCAAAAGTCTTTCTCGTAAAAAACGCTGACAGCCTGCAAGGCAAAACAATCGGACTATTTCTGTCCGGGCTGCAATTCGACGAAGAGCAAAAAGCCATTGAAGCAAACTTCTCGCCAACGCTTTTGCAAACAGCAAACGTCGTGAGCTTTTTAGGCGGTATATTCGACCCGCAAAAAGCCGGTGTGATGGAGCGGTTCATCATGAAAGTTGTCACGAAGCAAACGGAGTATACAAACACCATCGACAATGAAAAAGTCAAGCAGTTTGCCGCGCTGATAAAACCATCGCAGGGAGGATAA